Proteins co-encoded in one Nicotiana sylvestris chromosome 7, ASM39365v2, whole genome shotgun sequence genomic window:
- the LOC138873194 gene encoding uncharacterized protein, producing MGPFVSSCGNTYILVAVDNVSKWVEAMALPNNEARSVVAFLKKSIFMRFDIPRAIISDGGSHFYNKAFDSLLVKYGVNHKDRLVEKIGWCSLGLSDKLQDSDWHVPVPVGVWESLPSSGGVST from the exons atgggtcctttcgtgagctcttgtggaaacacttacattctAGTGGCGGTAGATaatgtctccaagtgggttgaagccatggctttgcccaacaatgaagcccggagtgttgtggcatttcttaaaaagagtatcttcatgAGGTTTGACATTccccgtgctatcattagtgatgggggatcTCACTTTTACAACAaagcttttgattcattgctagtcaaatatggagttaatcacaaa gaccgattggtcgaaaaaattggatggtgctctttgggcctatcggacaagttacaagactccgattggcaTGTccccgtaccggttggtgtttgggaaagcttgccatcttccggtggtgtaagcacgtga